ACACGGCGCTCACGCGAAGCCGCGGCGAAGTTGAGGTTGTCGCGACCGAGGCGTCGCTTCGCCGAGCCGTGGAAGTGCCCATCCGCCGACAGAGCGGGCTCTCCGATGTCCTCGCGAAGGGTTGAGACAAGCGTGGGGTTGATCGAACGGCCGCGCAGCAGCCGTCTCGATGATGCCACGAATCAGTCGCCAGCAAGCCTGACCTGATGGTGAGCCATCGGCATGAAGCCTGTGGCGGCGGTGAGCGAGGCGGTGACTCTCCTCTCACGGCAAAGCGCGATCATCGGGCGGAGTTCGTCATCGCCCCCTCTGGGGCCACTCGAGCGTGGGCGCTCCTCACGCAACGCGGCGCGACCGATTGATCGCGGCGAAGTAGGCGCTCCACTCGGTGAGGAGAAGGACCAGAGCGGCCATCGCAAACCAGGGCCAGAGCGGGCGCGCCGCGGTGTCGTCACGATCGGCGATGCGGTCGCCATCCCGTGTTCGATCTCTCGCAAGACTGGCGCGCTCCTCGAAGCCACGCGGATCGGTGGGTGCGGCTCTGGCGCGCAGGTCGCTCTGCGCCTCATCGAGCAGCGACACGGGATGCTCCGTCTCGGCGCCATCGGGTGATCGCAGCGTGATCGTCCCGATCCGTGACATGGCCGGCGCCGCAGCCCACGCGCGCTGGCCATCGCGCCCCTCGACGAGCACCCGCGCCGGCACTCCGGTGCGAAGCGCCACGCCCGCGCTCTCGCCATCATCGCCGACCAGCCAGAGCAGGGCATTCTGCATCAGCATCACCCACGAGGGATCGGCCGGCCAATCGGAAGCGCGCAGCGGGAAGAGAAAGCGAACGCCAGGTCCGCGCGGATCGATGAAGGCGAGCAATCGATCTCCATCGGCCAGGAGAGGAATCGCGCCCGCGGGAAGCGACACCGCGCGAGCGGGCGGCTCACCTGGTCCCGTCGGCGCAGGCGTCGATGAAGGCGTCGACGCGGGGGGCGGCGCAGGCGTCGGCGCACGGGACGATGCCGGCGCTGATACAGGCGCCGAAACAGGCGACGAGACAGGCGCAACATCAACCAGAAAGGGTGGAACGCCCTGGGTCACCGGATGAGCCCGCGCGGCGCCGGGAATCGAGCCTTGGGCTGCACGATCAAGCGGTGCCGCACCGGGCGCGGGCGAGGCGAAGATGAGCCACGGAATCTCGGCGCTGTCGCTCTGAAGGGCGGGCGGATCGCAACCATCGGCGACCGCGAGATCGAAGCCCGCCAGTGACGCCAACGGCGCCGTGCACGGCAGCGACACAGGCTGAACCTCGTCCATGACGGCCAGTAGCGCGCGAAGCGGCGAAGCTGGCGCGTCGGACTCTGGCGCCATGAACGCCACTCGGATCGGTGCCGCAGGCGAGATGCGAAGGGACGCGCGGTCGTCGGTCGGGAGCGCATCGCTCGTTTCAAGCCGCGCGGTGAGAAGCGCACCGGGCCGAAACGGCACTTTCAGGAGCAGAGTCGCGCGACCCGGCTCCTCGGCCGAGTCATCGGGAGCAGCGGGAACGCGCACCCGGCGAGCGGCCATGGTCGCGTCATCGAGTGAAACCACCAGCGGAAGTTCGACACTCTCACGACCCGAGTTGACGACGGCGACGAGCACTTCGACGGTGCCCGGTTCACTCACACTGCGCTGCGCGGAGAGGACCGAGATGCCGACATTGTCACTCCGCGCCAGTGCCGGGTCGCCAACCCAGACGATCTCGCCGTCACCCGCAAGCTGCGCCGCGAGTTCCATCGCGTCGCGCGCGCTTCCCGGTTCGTCGGTTGCCGTGAGGCGATCGAGGGCATCGAGCGCCGCGCGGACACCACCCGACATGATGAGCGCAGGATTGGCGCGCGCGACCACCAGGTGCACCTCTGTGTCAGGTCCGCTGCGATTGCGAATGACCTCCCCCGCGCGGGCCCGCGCCAGATCGAAGCGCGTGCGAGGCGCCGCGCTGCGTGGGGTCGATCCCCTCGCGGGTTCGCTCGCCGACGACTCATCCCGGTCAGGTGTCAGTGGCGCTCGATCAGTCATCGCTTGCATGCGCGCTCGCGCATCGAGGACGACCACGAGCGTGCCCGGCGCATCGTTCGAACTCCACATGGGTGTTCCGGCGGCGAGCGCCGCCGCGCTGACGGCCAGCAGTTGCAGCATGAACAGCAGCGACGGCCGAAGCCGCTGGAATGGCGTGTTCGCTTCGAGATCCTCGACACTTCGGCGCCAGAGGAGCGTGGTCGGCACGCGCTGCGGCAGGCGCCTCAGGCGCAGCACATGCAGCAGGATGATCACTGGCACGCCGATGCCCGCCGTCAGGAGCGCGAGTCCAGGTGTCAGGAAGGTCATGGCGCAACGAGGCGATGACCATGGCGCACAGTGCGCCGCTCACATCGGGCGCGTGCAGCAGGGCGCTTCACACCGCCACCCGCGCGTCGGCCGGCATCGTCTCCACGATGTTGGTGAGGATCTCGTCGGTCGATTTGCCTTCCGCCTCGCCCTCGAAGTTGAGAAGGCAGCGGTGTCGCATGGCCGCGAGCACGCAGCCTCGAATGTCCTCGGCGGCGACGGAGGTTCGACCATCGAGCAGGGCGCGCACCTTCCCGCCGAGGATCAAGGTCTGCGCCGCTCGCGGACTGGCGCCGAAGCGAAGGAACTGGTTCACCATCGGCGTGGCGAACTGGCCTCGCGGATGCGTCGCCAGCACCAGTCGCACGGCGTAATCCTGTACATGCGGCGCCACGGCGACTTGTCGCACCACCTTCTGATACGCGAGGATCGTTTCGGCATCCATGACCTTCTGGATCGTCGGCGTCTCGTTGGTGGTGGTGCGGTCGAGGATCTCCGAGAGCTCCTCGCGCGTGCTGTAGCCGACCTCGAGCTTGAAGAAGAAGCGGTCGAGCTGCGCCTCGGGCAGGGGATAGGTGCCCTCCTGCTCGATGGGGTTCTGCGTGGCCATGACGAAGAAGGGCTTCTCGAGCTGATAGGTCGTGCCGCCCACGGTGACGCTCTTCTCCTGCATGGCTTCGAGCAGCGACGATTGCGTCTTCGGCGTGGCGCGATTGATTTCGTCGGCCAGCACGATCTGGGCGAAGATGGGACCCTTGCGGAACTTGAAGTCGCGCCCGCCCTCGCTCTCGACGACGATCGTGGTGCCCGTCACATCGGCGGGCATCAGGTCGGGCGTGAACTGGATGCGGCTGAAGTGAAGCGAAAGCGCTTCGCTGAGCGAGCGGATGAGCAGCGTCTTGCCGAGGCCCGGCACGCCCTCAAGAAGCGCGTGTCCGCCGGCGAAGAGGCAGATGAGCACGCCGTCGACGACTTCCTTGTGGCCGACGACCATCTTGCCGATTTCGGCGCGGACCTTCTCGTATTCGGCGGGGAAGCGTGCAGCGAGTTCCTTGGCGTCAGCCATGATGCGGTCTCCGGAACGCAGGGCGTTGACCGGAAGGCAGCGCGGCGCGCGACCGTCCGGTGGTGAACTGTGATGGTACTCGCCGAAGCGTCGAACCTCACGGCGAGTGAGTTTCCGCCTACATCCGCTCCGGCGCGGCAATGCCGAGCAGGCCCATGCCGTCGGCGAGCGCGCGGCGAGTGAGGTCGCAGAGGCGCAGGCGAGAGGCACGCACGGCGGCATCCTCGACCTTGAGCACGGGGCATGCCTGATAGAAGCCGTTGAAGAGCTCGCCTAGGGAGTGCAGCCAGTTGCAGAGGCGATTCGGCTCGAGGGTCCGCGCGACATCCTGGAGCACGCGAGGGTACTGGAGCAGGTGCAGCGCCAGGCGCCGCTCCGCAGGTTCATGAATGAGAAGCGGTGCACGCCCGTCGAGCGATGGTTCCGACCCGCCGCTCCCCAGCGCAGAGGACGCACCCGCCGCACCACCGTCACTCTCTTCCGCGCCCTTGCGCAGGATGCCCGCG
This is a stretch of genomic DNA from Phycisphaeraceae bacterium. It encodes these proteins:
- a CDS encoding BatA domain-containing protein, with product MTFLTPGLALLTAGIGVPVIILLHVLRLRRLPQRVPTTLLWRRSVEDLEANTPFQRLRPSLLFMLQLLAVSAAALAAGTPMWSSNDAPGTLVVVLDARARMQAMTDRAPLTPDRDESSASEPARGSTPRSAAPRTRFDLARARAGEVIRNRSGPDTEVHLVVARANPALIMSGGVRAALDALDRLTATDEPGSARDAMELAAQLAGDGEIVWVGDPALARSDNVGISVLSAQRSVSEPGTVEVLVAVVNSGRESVELPLVVSLDDATMAARRVRVPAAPDDSAEEPGRATLLLKVPFRPGALLTARLETSDALPTDDRASLRISPAAPIRVAFMAPESDAPASPLRALLAVMDEVQPVSLPCTAPLASLAGFDLAVADGCDPPALQSDSAEIPWLIFASPAPGAAPLDRAAQGSIPGAARAHPVTQGVPPFLVDVAPVSSPVSAPVSAPASSRAPTPAPPPASTPSSTPAPTGPGEPPARAVSLPAGAIPLLADGDRLLAFIDPRGPGVRFLFPLRASDWPADPSWVMLMQNALLWLVGDDGESAGVALRTGVPARVLVEGRDGQRAWAAAPAMSRIGTITLRSPDGAETEHPVSLLDEAQSDLRARAAPTDPRGFEERASLARDRTRDGDRIADRDDTAARPLWPWFAMAALVLLLTEWSAYFAAINRSRRVA
- a CDS encoding MoxR family ATPase, coding for MADAKELAARFPAEYEKVRAEIGKMVVGHKEVVDGVLICLFAGGHALLEGVPGLGKTLLIRSLSEALSLHFSRIQFTPDLMPADVTGTTIVVESEGGRDFKFRKGPIFAQIVLADEINRATPKTQSSLLEAMQEKSVTVGGTTYQLEKPFFVMATQNPIEQEGTYPLPEAQLDRFFFKLEVGYSTREELSEILDRTTTNETPTIQKVMDAETILAYQKVVRQVAVAPHVQDYAVRLVLATHPRGQFATPMVNQFLRFGASPRAAQTLILGGKVRALLDGRTSVAAEDIRGCVLAAMRHRCLLNFEGEAEGKSTDEILTNIVETMPADARVAV